The following coding sequences are from one Lipingzhangella halophila window:
- a CDS encoding metallopeptidase TldD-related protein, whose translation MNLSSPQEIVERALELSRADGCMVLVREASTANLRWAGNSLTTNGVTRGREVTVIALTESAKGTSVGVTARSGLRGDDLADLVRAAETASRDAAPSEDARPLLGPESAGTGDTWDAPPATTSISVFSEFAPGLGRAFERRGAAGHLLYGYAEHSVTSTFLGSSTGLRLRHDQPSGTVDLNAKSAPPETGGGHSIWVGQATRDFTDIDVDGLDAELTRRMRWGARTVELPAGRYETLLPPAAVADMMISLYQSAGARDAAEGRTVFSAADGGTRVGERLSELPLSLRSDPAEPGLECAPFVLASTPGREITAFDNGLPLRRTDWISDGRLAALRQTRHSAELTGLPVTAHTDNLVLEQPDATGTLDDMIAGTERGLLLTCLWYIRPVDPQTLLLTGLTRDGVYLVEDGEVSGAVNNFRFNESPVSLLERVTETGATVPGLSRESGDYFPRTAMPPMRVPDFNMSTVSQAS comes from the coding sequence ATGAACCTGTCGTCCCCCCAGGAGATCGTGGAACGGGCGCTGGAGCTCTCGCGCGCCGACGGCTGCATGGTGCTGGTCCGGGAGGCGAGCACGGCCAACCTCCGCTGGGCCGGCAACTCGCTGACGACCAATGGCGTGACCCGGGGCCGCGAGGTCACGGTGATCGCGCTGACCGAGAGCGCCAAGGGAACCTCCGTGGGCGTGACGGCGCGCAGCGGACTCCGCGGTGACGATCTTGCGGACCTGGTGCGCGCCGCCGAGACCGCGAGCCGCGACGCCGCCCCGTCCGAGGACGCCCGGCCGCTGCTCGGCCCCGAGTCCGCCGGCACCGGCGACACCTGGGACGCCCCGCCCGCGACCACGAGCATTTCGGTGTTCTCCGAGTTCGCGCCCGGGCTGGGGCGCGCGTTCGAGCGCCGCGGCGCGGCGGGCCACCTGCTCTATGGCTACGCCGAGCACTCTGTGACCTCCACGTTCCTCGGCAGCTCCACCGGGCTTCGGCTGCGCCACGACCAGCCGTCGGGCACGGTCGACCTGAACGCCAAGTCGGCGCCGCCCGAGACCGGGGGCGGTCACTCCATCTGGGTCGGGCAGGCTACTCGGGACTTCACCGACATCGATGTCGACGGCCTCGACGCCGAGCTGACCCGGCGCATGCGGTGGGGGGCCCGCACGGTGGAGCTGCCCGCGGGGCGCTATGAGACGCTGCTTCCGCCGGCCGCGGTCGCCGACATGATGATCTCGCTGTACCAGAGTGCGGGCGCGCGCGACGCGGCCGAGGGGCGGACGGTGTTCTCCGCCGCGGACGGCGGCACGCGGGTCGGCGAGCGGCTCTCGGAGCTCCCGCTGAGCCTGCGCAGCGATCCAGCAGAGCCGGGCCTGGAGTGCGCCCCGTTCGTCCTCGCGAGTACGCCCGGCCGCGAGATCACGGCCTTCGACAACGGGCTTCCGCTGCGCCGCACCGACTGGATCTCCGACGGCCGACTCGCGGCGCTGCGCCAGACGCGCCACTCCGCCGAGCTGACCGGACTGCCGGTGACGGCGCACACCGACAACCTCGTACTGGAGCAGCCGGATGCGACCGGCACACTCGACGACATGATCGCCGGGACCGAACGCGGCCTGTTGCTGACCTGCCTGTGGTACATCCGCCCGGTCGACCCGCAGACGCTGCTGCTGACCGGGCTCACCCGCGACGGCGTGTACCTGGTGGAGGACGGCGAGGTCAGCGGCGCGGTGAACAACTTCCGGTTCAACGAGTCGCCGGTGAGCCTGCTGGAACGTGTCACCGAGACGGGGGCCACCGTCCCCGGGCTGTCGCGCGAGTCCGGGGACTACTTCCCGCGCACCGCCATGCCACCGATGCGGGTCCCGGACTTCAACATGTCCACCGTCAGCCAGGCCTCCTGA